A genomic region of Oncorhynchus mykiss isolate Arlee chromosome 16, USDA_OmykA_1.1, whole genome shotgun sequence contains the following coding sequences:
- the LOC110491317 gene encoding butyrophilin subfamily 1 member A1, with protein MMKECLQFFIEPAQKFKIRLKESRKKGTDEKKEPLVESQLFIMELARELNRLCQRSKVLAHIWTSEDNWPPSVCRHFIVEWAAVLEKRGQLRSIQTEKRDWKTGGEYDMGTHKRVIMDWTHQLRNRPEPSIWPGEPVLMMLDDLEFQWQRGRLPNLLPAMELVMWVVLSADSPDKEDVTKQWLIRKQRSQKSDAARYIPHNVWNWICDAAEEVTLDPKTANPDLFLSDDDKRMRCGLERRDIPNCSRRFDGWWFCALGSEGYISGRHYWEVEVGDRDWRLGVAKGSAQRKGYSPLNTQTGYLTLRLERGSDLKALTVPATPLAQMLVPRKVGVYLDYEQGQLSFYDVEKRSHIYTYNETFTERLFPVFGTVEVVRDLVIRPAQTREPCLCPGPCLW; from the exons ATGATGAAGGAGTGCCTCCAGTTCTTCATCGAGCCGGCCCAAAAATTCAAGATCCGCCTCAAG GAGTCTCGTAAGAAAGGGACGGATGAGAAGAAAGAACCTTTAGTGGAGAGTCAGCTGTTCATAATGGAACTGGCCAGGGAGCTCAACAGACTgtgccag AGGTCGAAGGTCTTAGCCCACATCTGGACCAGTGAAGACAACTGGCCTCCCAGTGTGTGTAGACACTTCATAGTGGAGTGGGCTGCCGTGCTAGAGAAGAGAGGCCAG CTGAGgagcatacagacagagaagagggacTGGAAGACAGGGGGAGAGTATGACATGGGAACCCACAAACGGGTCATCATGGACTGGACACACCAGCTCAGAAACAGACCAGAG CCCAGTATCTGGCCCGGTGAGCCCGTATTGATGATGTTGGATGATCTGGAGTTCCAGTGGCAGAGGGGGCGTCTGCCGAACCTTCTCCCAGCCATGGAgctggtcatgtgggtggtgctGAGTGCAGACAGTCctgacaag GAGGACGTAACCAAGCAGTGGCTGATCAGAAAACAGAGGAGTCAGAAGAGTG ATGCAGCCCGCTACATTCCCCACAACG taTGGAACTGGATCTGTGATGCTGCAGAGGAAGTGACCCTTGACCCCAAGACAGCCAACCctgacctcttcctctctgatgacGACAAGCGAATGCGCTGTGGCCTGGAGCGGCGAGACATCCCTAACTGCAGTCGCCGCTTCGACGGCTGGTGGTTTTGCGCTCTGGGAAGCGAGGGCTACATCTCCGGGCGCCATTACTGGGAAGTCGAAGTGGGCGACCGGGACTGGCGGCTGGGCGTGGCTAAAGGCTCCGCCCAGAGGAAGGGTTACAGTCCCCTTAACACACAGACGGGCTACCTCACCCTGAGGCTGGAGAGGGGCTCAGACCTCAAGGCGCTGACGGTGCCCGCCACGCCACTGGCCCAGATGCTGGTCCCCAGAAAGGTAGGGGTCTACCTGGACTATGAGCAGGGCCAGCTCTCCTTCTACGATGTGGAGAAGAGGTCCCACATCTACACGTACAACGAGACCTTCACAGAGAGACTGTTCCCCGTGTTTGGGACTGTAGAGGTAGTGAGGGATCTGGTGATCAGGCCGGCACAGACCAGGGAACCCTGCCTCTGCCCTGGACCCTGTCTCTGGTGA